From Streptomyces fungicidicus, one genomic window encodes:
- a CDS encoding BTAD domain-containing putative transcriptional regulator, with protein MPRRRSPSSSSSTAPRNRTPQPVRVRRRTFGDFVKAFLAFVALLALLVGVPFALAVTAGWPFPETFEPMEWLKQDISVGTFLSILTFVVWLAWAQFTACVLVEMKAALSGVGVPGRVPGAGPSQLLARQLVAAVLLVGATAASFTPGLSQLGQSLDGNQRPTVAAAQQTPGLFAQQQEQASGAAAALAEQASHAEAAASTGARQQGDTKFYRIQPPEGRHHDSLWEISERHLGDGRRYKEIFELNKDRTQPDGSKLSEASLIRPGWIMEMPGDARGGELVEMPDEAPELSPEVRQQIRDYDRTGDHAQGGGGGAAEVSVPEQRPAPAPAPDEAGGQEHAAPARETSTFGLPEALLAAPLLAAGLLGALGHRRRQALWQSAFAGIGGRRGMEPPTPTGDAQDVQDALLVGADPEGVRLLDRSLRGLAASLAAESRPLPTVYAAWLTKGDLHLQLAQPSGKPPAPWQLGQDETLWMLAKDDAGRYEDADTAAPFPGLVSLGTMDDSRLLLNLEAVPGIVSLSGSEADRAAVFASVAAELATNGWSDRMTITLVGFGEDLTPLAPSRLRHLDGIEALIETMEAETRQRRGALGAAGHDSVLTGRTGPAQHTRWAPHLVLLAAEPSAEDAVTLAELAADASRLGIGYLVGTGDGELPGAAWEMQITGEGKLLAPLLGLELDAQLLPAAQQRAVVELFVDADPERGPDGPGDTPPFLVDVSEQGRPAVYARLVGPYEIIGLDTPDGERSALLHEALALLLLHREGVHPRVLSSALWPRGVTDDVREALIERLRTWLGTDPDGTPRLGADATGRLTLAKSVVSDLDVLRSLYHEATQGRGVDSRAVRGRLLTDALVLVRGPLLADRPEGRYRWLGHEIVDAQLPLLVADTGLALSEFHMEKDRAEKAIEALNAALRTASSDERLWNELLRATHALGDPARLTALAADLLDRSGARGLPPRTEALLDELLPTWRDDAALAG; from the coding sequence ATGCCGCGACGCCGCAGTCCCAGCTCGTCCAGCTCGACGGCTCCCCGGAACCGGACCCCCCAGCCGGTGCGGGTGCGGCGGCGGACCTTCGGGGACTTCGTCAAGGCGTTCCTCGCCTTCGTGGCGCTGCTCGCGCTGCTCGTCGGCGTGCCGTTCGCGCTGGCCGTCACCGCGGGCTGGCCGTTCCCGGAGACGTTCGAGCCGATGGAGTGGCTCAAGCAGGACATCTCCGTCGGGACGTTCCTCTCCATCCTGACCTTCGTCGTCTGGCTCGCCTGGGCCCAGTTCACCGCGTGCGTGCTCGTCGAGATGAAGGCCGCGCTGTCCGGCGTCGGCGTGCCGGGGCGGGTGCCCGGCGCCGGGCCCAGTCAGCTGCTCGCCCGGCAGCTCGTCGCCGCCGTACTGCTCGTCGGCGCCACCGCGGCCAGCTTCACCCCCGGACTGAGCCAGCTCGGGCAGAGCCTCGACGGCAACCAGCGGCCCACCGTGGCCGCCGCCCAGCAGACCCCCGGCCTCTTCGCCCAGCAGCAGGAGCAGGCGTCCGGCGCGGCCGCCGCGCTCGCCGAGCAGGCGTCGCACGCCGAGGCGGCCGCGAGCACCGGCGCCAGGCAGCAGGGCGACACGAAGTTCTACCGGATCCAGCCGCCCGAGGGACGCCACCACGACTCCCTCTGGGAGATCTCCGAGCGGCACCTCGGCGACGGACGCCGGTACAAGGAGATCTTCGAGCTCAACAAGGACCGTACGCAGCCCGACGGTTCCAAGCTGTCCGAGGCCAGCCTGATCCGGCCCGGCTGGATCATGGAGATGCCCGGCGACGCGCGCGGCGGCGAACTCGTCGAGATGCCGGACGAGGCGCCCGAGCTCTCGCCCGAGGTGCGCCAGCAGATCCGCGACTACGACAGGACCGGGGACCACGCCCAGGGCGGTGGCGGCGGCGCCGCCGAGGTCTCCGTGCCCGAACAGCGGCCCGCGCCCGCTCCCGCGCCCGACGAGGCCGGCGGTCAGGAGCACGCCGCCCCCGCCCGCGAGACGTCCACCTTCGGCCTCCCCGAAGCACTCCTCGCCGCCCCGCTGCTCGCCGCCGGCCTGCTCGGCGCGCTCGGCCACCGGCGCCGGCAGGCCCTGTGGCAGTCGGCGTTCGCCGGCATCGGCGGGCGGCGCGGGATGGAGCCGCCCACGCCCACCGGGGACGCCCAGGACGTGCAGGACGCGCTGCTGGTCGGCGCCGACCCCGAGGGCGTACGGCTGCTCGACCGGTCGCTGCGCGGGCTCGCCGCCTCCCTGGCCGCCGAGTCCCGTCCGCTGCCCACCGTCTACGCGGCCTGGCTCACCAAGGGCGACCTGCACCTCCAGCTCGCCCAGCCGTCCGGGAAGCCGCCGGCGCCCTGGCAGCTCGGGCAGGACGAGACGCTCTGGATGCTGGCCAAGGACGACGCCGGACGGTACGAGGACGCCGACACCGCCGCTCCCTTCCCCGGCCTCGTCAGCCTCGGCACCATGGACGACTCCCGGCTGCTGCTCAACCTGGAGGCCGTCCCCGGCATCGTCTCGCTGAGCGGCAGCGAGGCCGACCGGGCCGCCGTGTTCGCCTCCGTGGCCGCCGAGCTGGCCACCAACGGCTGGTCGGACCGCATGACCATCACCCTCGTCGGGTTCGGCGAGGACCTGACCCCGCTCGCGCCCAGCCGGCTGCGCCACCTCGACGGCATCGAGGCGCTGATCGAGACCATGGAGGCCGAGACCCGGCAGCGGCGCGGCGCGCTCGGCGCCGCCGGGCACGACTCCGTGCTCACCGGACGCACCGGGCCCGCCCAGCACACCCGCTGGGCCCCGCACCTCGTCCTGCTCGCCGCCGAGCCGTCCGCCGAGGACGCCGTCACGCTCGCCGAACTCGCCGCCGACGCGAGCCGCCTCGGCATCGGCTACCTCGTCGGCACCGGCGACGGCGAACTGCCGGGTGCGGCCTGGGAGATGCAGATCACCGGCGAGGGCAAGCTGCTCGCCCCGCTGCTCGGTCTCGAACTCGACGCCCAGCTCCTGCCCGCCGCCCAACAGCGCGCGGTCGTCGAGCTGTTCGTCGACGCGGACCCAGAGCGCGGCCCCGACGGACCGGGCGACACACCGCCGTTCCTCGTCGACGTCAGCGAGCAGGGGCGGCCCGCCGTCTACGCGCGGCTGGTCGGACCGTACGAGATCATCGGGCTCGACACCCCGGACGGCGAACGCAGCGCCCTGCTCCACGAGGCGCTCGCGCTGCTGCTGCTGCACCGCGAGGGGGTGCACCCGCGGGTGCTGTCCTCCGCGCTCTGGCCGCGCGGCGTCACCGACGACGTCCGCGAGGCGCTGATCGAGCGGCTGCGCACCTGGCTCGGCACCGACCCCGACGGCACGCCCCGCCTCGGCGCCGACGCCACCGGACGGCTCACCCTCGCCAAGTCCGTCGTCTCCGACCTGGACGTGCTGCGGTCGCTGTACCACGAGGCCACCCAGGGCAGGGGGGTCGACAGCAGGGCGGTACGCGGACGGCTGCTCACCGACGCGCTGGTGCTGGTGCGCGGGCCGCTGCTCGCCGACCGGCCCGAGGGCCGCTACCGCTGGCTCGGCCACGAGATCGTCGACGCCCAGCTCCCCCTGCTCGTCGCGGACACCGGGCTCGCCCTCTCCGAGTTCCACATGGAGAAGGACCGCGCGGAGAAGGCCATCGAGGCGCTGAACGCCGCGCTGCGCACCGCCTCCTCCGACGAGCGGCTGTGGAACGAGCTGCTGCGCGCCACCCACGCTCTGGGCGACCCCGCGCGGCTCACCGCCCTCGCCGCCGACCTGCTCGACCGCAGCGGGGCCCGCGGGCTGCCGCCGCGCACCGAGGCGCTGCTCGACGAACTGCTGCCGACCTGGCGCGACGACGCCGCCCTCGCCGGATGA
- a CDS encoding prepilin peptidase: MTDLVLVAGAAAWGAVAGTLLPRAAYRFSAPAGEAWHTECPGGHPVGGWLGRARCAECVPPGTVTGPTYDATTGTEYHRAPPGVRYGPGRLVLAAVTALVCAALAAATGTRPELGVWLLLGPLGVLLAVVDFRVQRLPDPLTLPFAGAALALLGLAALVPEHAGEWTTALLGALALGAGYFVLFLINPGGMGFGDVKLALGAGAVLGWYGWPAVMLGTLAGFVFGAVYGGALVVARRAGRKTAIPFGPFLIGGAFTGLLIGAYAA; the protein is encoded by the coding sequence ATGACCGACCTCGTGCTCGTGGCGGGTGCCGCGGCGTGGGGCGCGGTGGCCGGCACCCTGCTGCCCCGGGCGGCCTACCGGTTCTCCGCGCCGGCCGGCGAGGCCTGGCACACCGAGTGCCCCGGCGGACACCCGGTCGGCGGCTGGCTCGGACGGGCCCGCTGCGCGGAGTGCGTCCCGCCGGGGACCGTGACCGGGCCGACGTACGACGCCACCACCGGCACCGAGTACCACCGGGCGCCGCCCGGAGTCCGCTACGGGCCCGGCCGCCTGGTGCTCGCCGCGGTGACCGCGCTGGTCTGCGCCGCCCTCGCCGCCGCCACCGGGACCCGGCCCGAGCTGGGCGTCTGGCTGCTGCTCGGCCCCCTCGGGGTGCTGCTCGCGGTCGTCGACTTCCGGGTGCAGCGGCTGCCCGACCCGCTGACCCTGCCCTTCGCCGGCGCCGCCCTCGCCCTGCTCGGCCTGGCCGCGCTCGTCCCCGAGCACGCCGGGGAGTGGACCACCGCCCTGCTGGGCGCGCTCGCGCTGGGCGCCGGCTACTTCGTGCTGTTCCTCATCAACCCGGGCGGCATGGGCTTCGGCGACGTGAAGCTCGCGCTCGGCGCGGGCGCCGTACTCGGCTGGTACGGCTGGCCGGCCGTGATGCTGGGCACCCTCGCCGGGTTCGTGTTCGGGGCGGTGTACGGGGGCGCGCTGGTGGTCGCCCGGAGGGCGGGGCGCAAGACGGCGATCCCGTTCGGTCCGTTCCTGATCGGCGGCGCTTTCACGGGGCTGCTGATCGGCGCGTACGCGGCCTGA
- the mqnC gene encoding cyclic dehypoxanthinyl futalosine synthase, whose translation MTEKADLQPVLDRAAAGGRITSEEALALYRDAPLHALGAAADAVRKRRYAGTEHIATYIIERNINYTNVCVTACKFCAFYAAPKDTAKGWTRDLDDILRRCAETVELGGTQIMFQGGHHPDYGVEYYEKHFAAIKKEFPQLVIHSLGASEVEHMARISKVSVDEAITRIHAAGLDSFAGAGAELLPARPRKAIAPLKESGERWLEIMEIAHDLGVESTSTMLMGTGETNAERIEHLRMIRDVQDRTGGFRAFIPYTYQPENNHLKGRTQATLFEYLRMIAIARLFLDNVAHIQGSWLTTGKEVGQLSLHYGADDLGSIMLEENVVSSAGAKHRSNRLEIIDLIRRAGRVPAQRSTTYEHLVVHDDPANDPVDDRVVSHISSTAIDGGTAHPELKLLSAN comes from the coding sequence GTGACCGAGAAGGCCGACCTTCAGCCCGTCCTCGACCGTGCCGCGGCCGGTGGGCGGATCACCTCCGAAGAGGCCCTGGCCCTCTACCGCGACGCCCCGCTGCACGCGCTGGGCGCCGCCGCCGACGCCGTGCGCAAGCGGAGGTACGCCGGTACGGAGCACATCGCGACGTACATCATCGAGCGGAACATCAACTACACGAACGTGTGCGTCACGGCGTGCAAGTTCTGCGCCTTCTACGCCGCGCCCAAGGACACCGCCAAGGGCTGGACCCGCGACCTCGACGACATCCTGCGGCGCTGCGCCGAGACCGTCGAGCTCGGCGGCACGCAGATCATGTTCCAGGGCGGCCACCACCCGGACTACGGCGTCGAGTACTACGAGAAGCACTTCGCCGCCATCAAGAAGGAGTTCCCGCAGCTCGTCATCCACAGCCTGGGGGCGAGCGAGGTCGAGCACATGGCGCGGATCAGCAAGGTGAGCGTCGACGAGGCGATCACCCGCATCCACGCCGCCGGGCTGGACTCCTTCGCCGGCGCGGGCGCCGAACTCCTGCCCGCCCGCCCCCGCAAGGCCATCGCCCCGCTCAAGGAGTCCGGCGAGCGCTGGCTGGAGATCATGGAGATCGCGCACGACCTCGGCGTCGAATCCACCTCCACCATGCTGATGGGCACCGGCGAGACCAACGCCGAGCGGATCGAGCACCTGCGGATGATCCGCGACGTACAGGACCGCACGGGCGGCTTCCGCGCGTTCATCCCGTACACCTACCAGCCCGAGAACAACCACCTGAAGGGCCGCACCCAGGCCACCCTCTTCGAGTACCTGCGGATGATCGCCATCGCCCGCCTGTTCCTCGACAACGTCGCCCACATCCAGGGCTCCTGGCTGACCACCGGCAAGGAGGTCGGCCAGCTCTCCCTGCACTACGGCGCGGACGACCTCGGCTCGATCATGCTGGAGGAGAACGTGGTCTCCTCCGCCGGCGCGAAGCACCGCTCCAACCGGCTGGAGATCATCGACCTGATCCGCAGGGCGGGCCGGGTCCCGGCGCAGCGCTCGACGACGTACGAGCACCTCGTCGTGCACGACGACCCGGCGAACGACCCCGTCGACGACCGCGTCGTCTCGCACATCTCGTCCACCGCCATCGACGGCGGCACGGCCCACCCGGAGCTGAAGCTCCTGTCCGCCAACTGA
- a CDS encoding imidazolonepropionase-like domain-containing protein: MLTLHTADASPETAVLVDGAHIAAVGPSERLAAGHPDARLRRWPGILTPGLLNPYGPELLEQAYHPDPREADRLGTEPVFGERARALLAAGPSARGASARRGVQRMLAHGTVAVAGELRGREALDAVRRAGLALAGRPAALPGPAALSPVPLVLLPALGAGQSARFAVFDVPDRDTLVRDGASTCVATVVGGRLVYRRR, from the coding sequence GTGCTGACCCTTCACACCGCCGACGCCTCGCCCGAGACCGCCGTCCTGGTCGACGGCGCGCACATCGCCGCCGTCGGCCCCTCCGAGCGGCTGGCAGCCGGCCATCCGGACGCCCGGCTGCGGCGCTGGCCCGGCATCCTGACGCCCGGACTGCTCAACCCCTACGGTCCGGAACTGCTGGAGCAGGCGTACCACCCCGACCCGCGCGAGGCGGACCGGCTCGGCACCGAGCCGGTGTTCGGGGAGCGCGCGCGGGCCCTCCTCGCCGCCGGGCCGTCCGCGCGGGGCGCCAGCGCACGTCGCGGAGTGCAGCGCATGCTGGCGCACGGAACGGTCGCGGTCGCCGGTGAGCTGCGCGGCCGCGAGGCGCTGGACGCGGTGCGCAGGGCCGGACTCGCCCTGGCGGGGCGTCCGGCCGCACTGCCCGGCCCCGCGGCGCTCTCCCCGGTGCCCCTCGTGCTGCTGCCGGCGCTCGGCGCCGGGCAGAGCGCGCGGTTCGCGGTGTTCGACGTGCCCGACCGGGACACCCTCGTGCGGGACGGCGCGTCCACGTGCGTGGCCACCGTCGTGGGCGGCCGCCTGGTGTACCGGCGGCGCTGA
- a CDS encoding chitinase — MRGPLKSAAGLALLPVLALAAGCSAGGAATDAAPADPTASAPSTSAPVTAYAPYVSAGTASATEAAGSPTTYNLAFVISSGSGCTPYWNGTQDIDDESVTSRIAGLTGSGADVRVSFGGASGDELAATCDSAAELAGAYGAALDAAGAARADFDIEGDELTDSASVDLRSEALALLQEERAALEVSFTLPVMPSGLDQDGLDLLESANDHGVRVATVNIMTMNYGESYDGDMGDYALAAARATQTQLRDVFGLSAAGAWRGMALTSMIGVNDVAGETFTLEDAAEVRDFAREKGVAWVSMWSAFRDRECGEDASADDPLTDCSGVEQEDGAFAEALAG, encoded by the coding sequence ATGCGCGGTCCACTGAAATCCGCAGCCGGGCTCGCCCTGCTGCCGGTCCTGGCGCTGGCCGCGGGATGCTCCGCGGGGGGCGCCGCGACGGACGCGGCCCCGGCGGACCCCACCGCCTCCGCCCCGTCGACGTCCGCGCCGGTCACCGCGTACGCGCCGTACGTCAGTGCCGGGACGGCCTCCGCCACCGAGGCGGCGGGCTCTCCCACGACGTACAACCTGGCGTTCGTGATCTCCTCGGGCAGCGGCTGCACGCCCTACTGGAACGGCACCCAGGACATCGACGACGAGTCGGTGACGTCCCGCATCGCGGGGCTCACCGGGTCCGGCGCCGACGTCCGGGTCTCCTTCGGCGGCGCCTCCGGCGACGAGCTGGCGGCCACCTGCGACAGCGCGGCCGAGCTGGCCGGGGCGTACGGCGCGGCTCTGGACGCGGCCGGCGCCGCCCGCGCCGACTTCGACATCGAGGGCGACGAGCTCACCGACTCCGCCTCCGTGGACCTGCGTTCGGAGGCGCTCGCGCTGCTGCAGGAGGAACGCGCCGCTCTGGAGGTCTCGTTCACCCTCCCGGTGATGCCCTCGGGGCTCGACCAGGACGGCCTGGACCTGCTGGAGTCCGCCAACGACCACGGTGTCCGGGTCGCCACCGTGAACATCATGACGATGAACTACGGCGAGTCCTACGACGGCGACATGGGCGACTACGCCCTCGCCGCCGCCCGCGCCACGCAGACCCAGCTCCGGGACGTCTTCGGTCTGTCCGCGGCCGGGGCATGGCGGGGCATGGCGCTCACCTCGATGATCGGCGTCAACGACGTGGCGGGCGAGACCTTCACGCTGGAGGACGCGGCCGAGGTGCGGGACTTCGCGCGGGAGAAGGGCGTCGCCTGGGTGTCGATGTGGTCGGCGTTCCGGGACCGGGAGTGCGGCGAGGACGCCTCCGCGGACGATCCGCTGACCGACTGCAGCGGGGTGGAACAGGAGGACGGGGCGTTCGCGGAGGCGCTCGCGGGGTGA
- a CDS encoding bifunctional polysaccharide deacetylase/glycosyltransferase family 2 protein, whose amino-acid sequence MTATPTARGRRRAPTRMERAAGRAAALHRPRVLLALLLLLALSCVMLLDGYLRAEVGGDQRVRTGASSADVPDDILDGGPILTFPGGQATTVSVPDRTIVLTFDDGPDPTWTPRVLEILDEYDVPGTFFLVGSMVSRHPGIVRDLVEQGNEVGVHTFTHVDLSYQSASRVAREMEQTQLALAGAAGITTTLFRAPYSSKTDAVDDYSWQVYQQLGEDGYTSVFIDTDSEDWKEPGVPQIVEGATPEDGEGASVLFHDSGGDRSQTLEALPEYIEKMRAEGYTFTTVSGAMAEQREQSADAAGPGAGDALQASHRPATGTTLYEGRALVAAVAVAEWTVPALSAALVVVGVAVMGRFAMMLVLARRHHRQRNGRRFAWGPPVTRPVSVIVPAYNEKECIENTLRSLAASTHPIEVIVVDDGSTDGTADLAEALGLPNVRVIRQANAGKPAALNNGVRSARHDIVVMMDGDTVFEPDTVARLVQPFADPSVGAVAGNAKVGNRSTLIGAWQHIEYVMGFNLDRRMYDLLRCMPTIPGAIGAFRREAVLQAGGMSEDTLAEDTDITIALHRAGQRVVYEEHARAWTEAPRSLRQLWSQRYRWSYGTMQALWKHRGSLTDRGPSGRFGRVGMPLVVLFQVVTPVFAPLIDVFTVYSMLFVDFRAALLAWCAVLGVQLVCAAYAFRLDGEKYRYLLMLPLQQLAYRQMMYLVLIHSCVTALTGGRLRWQKLERTGEVGMPAGTGG is encoded by the coding sequence ATGACCGCCACGCCCACCGCCCGCGGCCGGCGGCGCGCCCCCACCCGCATGGAGCGCGCCGCCGGCCGGGCCGCCGCGCTGCACCGGCCGCGGGTCCTGCTCGCCCTGCTGCTCCTGCTCGCCCTGAGCTGCGTGATGCTGCTCGACGGCTATCTGCGCGCCGAGGTCGGCGGCGACCAGCGGGTGCGCACCGGGGCCTCGTCCGCCGACGTGCCCGACGACATCCTCGACGGGGGCCCGATCCTCACCTTCCCGGGCGGGCAGGCCACGACCGTCTCCGTCCCGGACCGGACGATCGTGCTCACCTTCGACGACGGACCGGACCCCACCTGGACGCCGCGGGTGCTGGAGATCCTGGACGAGTACGACGTGCCCGGCACGTTCTTCCTGGTCGGCTCGATGGTGTCGCGCCACCCCGGCATCGTGAGGGACCTGGTCGAGCAGGGCAACGAGGTCGGCGTGCACACCTTCACGCACGTCGACCTGTCGTACCAGAGCGCCTCCCGCGTCGCCCGGGAGATGGAGCAGACCCAGCTCGCGCTCGCCGGCGCGGCCGGGATCACCACCACGCTGTTCCGGGCGCCGTACTCCTCGAAGACGGACGCCGTCGACGACTACAGCTGGCAGGTCTACCAGCAGCTCGGCGAGGACGGTTACACCAGCGTCTTCATCGACACCGACAGCGAGGACTGGAAGGAGCCGGGCGTCCCGCAGATCGTCGAAGGGGCCACCCCGGAGGACGGGGAGGGCGCCTCGGTGCTCTTCCACGACTCCGGCGGCGACCGCTCGCAGACGCTCGAGGCGCTGCCCGAGTACATCGAGAAGATGCGGGCGGAGGGCTACACCTTCACCACCGTCAGCGGCGCCATGGCCGAGCAGCGGGAGCAGTCCGCCGACGCCGCCGGGCCCGGAGCCGGCGACGCGCTCCAGGCCTCGCACCGTCCCGCCACCGGCACCACCCTCTACGAGGGCAGGGCGCTGGTCGCGGCCGTCGCCGTCGCCGAGTGGACGGTGCCCGCGCTCTCGGCCGCACTGGTGGTCGTCGGCGTGGCCGTCATGGGGCGGTTCGCGATGATGCTCGTCCTCGCCCGGCGCCATCACCGGCAGCGCAACGGACGCCGGTTCGCCTGGGGGCCGCCCGTCACCCGGCCGGTCAGCGTGATCGTCCCGGCGTACAACGAGAAGGAGTGCATCGAGAACACCCTGCGGTCGCTGGCCGCGAGCACCCATCCGATCGAGGTGATCGTCGTCGACGACGGCTCCACGGACGGCACGGCGGACCTCGCCGAGGCGCTCGGCCTGCCGAACGTCCGGGTGATCCGGCAGGCCAACGCGGGCAAGCCGGCCGCCCTGAACAACGGGGTCCGCAGCGCCCGTCACGACATCGTCGTGATGATGGACGGCGACACCGTCTTCGAACCGGACACCGTGGCCCGTCTGGTGCAGCCCTTCGCCGACCCGTCGGTGGGCGCCGTCGCGGGCAACGCGAAGGTCGGCAACCGCTCCACGCTCATCGGGGCCTGGCAGCACATCGAGTACGTGATGGGCTTCAACCTCGACCGGCGGATGTACGACCTGCTGCGCTGCATGCCGACCATCCCCGGCGCGATCGGCGCGTTCCGCCGCGAGGCGGTACTCCAGGCGGGCGGGATGAGCGAGGACACCCTCGCCGAGGACACCGACATCACCATCGCCCTGCACCGCGCGGGCCAGCGGGTCGTCTACGAGGAGCACGCCCGCGCGTGGACCGAGGCCCCGCGCTCCCTGCGGCAGCTGTGGTCCCAGCGCTACCGCTGGTCGTACGGCACCATGCAGGCGCTGTGGAAGCACCGCGGGTCGCTGACCGACCGGGGGCCTTCGGGGCGGTTCGGGCGCGTCGGCATGCCGCTGGTGGTGCTCTTCCAGGTCGTCACCCCGGTGTTCGCGCCGCTCATCGACGTGTTCACGGTGTACTCGATGCTCTTCGTCGACTTCCGCGCGGCACTGCTGGCCTGGTGCGCCGTCCTGGGCGTGCAGCTGGTGTGCGCCGCGTACGCCTTCCGGCTCGACGGGGAGAAGTACCGGTACCTGCTGATGCTGCCGCTGCAGCAGCTGGCGTACCGGCAGATGATGTACCTGGTCCTGATCCACTCCTGTGTCACCGCCCTGACCGGCGGCCGGCTGCGCTGGCAGAAGCTGGAGCGGACGGGCGAGGTCGGGATGCCGGCGGGGACGGGCGGCTGA
- a CDS encoding acyltransferase family protein, with protein MGAHGAPRGRAARPAGEDSRGAAPAGRDGYFDLLRAVALVRVVAYHTFGWAWAGLVFPSMGVMFGLAGTLMARSLRRPALTVIRGRLRRLLPPFWLWGFFVVTAMLLHGWMPDWRIVYWIVPLGDPPGSAWAGQAWEIVWYLRTYLWFVLLSPALLRLFRRAPLPVLALSLVPVAVLTSVPPPEGRFGGALTDLATFLFCWLLGFAHHDGVLGRLRPLAVVLPSLAALALGGWYALTHQARYGGTYDLDDNPLGQAFWSAGFVTLLMYAKEYAGAVGPVRSRLVTVFNARAVTVYLWHELALILAVPLTDRFWEVPAFERYLPLESQWFLFGVGWVLIAGFVLACGWVEDVAARRKPALLPGGRAARMGT; from the coding sequence ATGGGGGCGCACGGGGCGCCCCGCGGGAGGGCCGCGCGTCCGGCGGGCGAGGACTCCAGGGGCGCCGCCCCGGCGGGCCGTGACGGGTACTTCGACCTGCTCCGGGCGGTGGCCCTGGTGCGGGTCGTCGCCTACCACACCTTCGGCTGGGCCTGGGCGGGTCTCGTCTTCCCGTCGATGGGGGTGATGTTCGGGCTTGCCGGCACCCTGATGGCCAGGTCGCTGCGGCGCCCCGCGCTCACGGTGATCCGGGGCCGGCTCCGCCGGCTGCTGCCGCCGTTCTGGTTATGGGGCTTCTTCGTGGTCACCGCGATGCTGCTGCACGGCTGGATGCCGGACTGGCGGATCGTGTACTGGATCGTGCCGCTCGGCGACCCGCCGGGCAGCGCCTGGGCCGGGCAGGCCTGGGAGATCGTCTGGTACCTGCGCACGTACCTGTGGTTCGTGCTGCTCTCCCCGGCGCTGCTGCGGCTGTTCCGGCGGGCCCCGCTGCCGGTGCTGGCGCTGTCGCTGGTCCCGGTGGCCGTCCTCACGTCCGTCCCGCCGCCGGAGGGCCGCTTCGGCGGCGCGCTCACCGACCTGGCGACGTTCCTGTTCTGCTGGCTCCTCGGCTTCGCGCACCACGACGGGGTGCTCGGGCGGCTGCGCCCCCTCGCCGTCGTCCTCCCCTCGCTCGCCGCGCTCGCCCTCGGCGGCTGGTACGCCCTCACCCACCAGGCACGGTACGGCGGCACGTACGACCTCGACGACAACCCGCTCGGGCAGGCCTTCTGGTCGGCCGGGTTCGTGACGCTGCTGATGTACGCCAAGGAGTACGCCGGCGCGGTCGGCCCGGTGCGCTCCCGGCTGGTCACCGTGTTCAACGCGCGGGCCGTGACGGTCTACCTCTGGCACGAGCTGGCGCTGATCCTGGCCGTGCCGCTGACCGACCGGTTCTGGGAGGTGCCGGCGTTCGAGCGGTATCTGCCGCTGGAGAGCCAGTGGTTCCTGTTCGGGGTCGGCTGGGTCCTGATCGCCGGTTTCGTGCTGGCGTGCGGCTGGGTCGAGGACGTCGCCGCCCGCCGGAAGCCGGCGCTCCTGCCGGGCGGGAGGGCTGCAAGAATGGGCACGTGA
- a CDS encoding demethylmenaquinone methyltransferase, with product MTRASLDKQPHEVASMFDDVAERYDLTNDVLSLGQDRRWRKEVAKAVDAGPAQRILDLAAGTGTSSMPFARAGAYVVPCDFSLGMLRVGKRNNAWLPYAAGDATRLPFKDDVFDAVTISFGLRNVRDTDAALREMHRVTRPGGRIVICEFSHPTWAPFRTVYTEYLMRALPPVARSVSSNPDAYVYLAESIRDWPDQPALAGRLRGAGWSKVAWRNLTGGVVALHRGFKES from the coding sequence GTGACCCGCGCATCCCTGGACAAGCAGCCGCACGAAGTCGCCTCGATGTTCGACGACGTCGCGGAGCGATACGACCTGACGAACGATGTGCTGTCCCTCGGCCAGGACCGGCGATGGCGCAAGGAGGTCGCGAAGGCCGTCGACGCCGGGCCCGCGCAGCGGATCCTCGACCTGGCGGCCGGCACGGGCACCTCGTCCATGCCCTTCGCCCGCGCCGGCGCCTACGTCGTGCCGTGCGACTTCTCCCTGGGCATGCTCCGGGTCGGCAAGCGGAACAACGCGTGGCTCCCGTACGCGGCCGGCGACGCCACCCGGCTGCCCTTCAAGGACGACGTCTTCGACGCCGTCACCATCTCCTTCGGGCTGCGCAACGTGCGGGACACGGACGCGGCGCTGCGCGAGATGCACCGGGTGACCCGGCCCGGCGGGCGGATCGTCATCTGCGAGTTCTCGCATCCGACCTGGGCGCCGTTCCGCACCGTCTACACCGAGTACCTGATGCGCGCGCTGCCGCCGGTCGCCCGCTCGGTCTCGTCCAACCCGGACGCGTACGTCTACCTCGCCGAGTCCATCCGCGACTGGCCCGACCAGCCCGCGCTGGCCGGACGGCTGCGGGGCGCCGGCTGGTCGAAGGTGGCGTGGCGCAACCTCACCGGCGGCGTGGTCGCGCTGCACCGGGGCTTCAAGGAGAGCTGA